The Danio aesculapii chromosome 8, fDanAes4.1, whole genome shotgun sequence genome window below encodes:
- the exorh gene encoding extra-ocular rhodopsin — MSGLSPSLTPIWPLTPVNCAVICLIWTHGVHIRAQRRLCGLHLRRCADLHCSIMNGTEGPNFYVPMSNRTGLVRSPFEEPQYYLAEPWQFSLLAAYMLFLILGSFPINALTLYVTVQHKKLRTPLNYILLNLAVADLFMVLGGFTVTLYTALHGYFLLGVTGCNIEGFFATLGGEIALWSLVVLAIERYIVVCKPMSTFRFGEKHAIIGVGFTWVMALTCAVPPLLGWSRYIPEGMQCSCGIDYYTPKPEVHNTSFVIYMFILHFSIPLLIIFFCYSRLLCTVRAAAAQQQESETTQRAEREVTRMVVVMVIAFLVCWVPYASVAWYIFANQGTEFGPVFMTVPAFFAKSAALYNPVIYIMLNRQFRNCMLSTVCCGKNPLAEDESSSAVSSKTQSSVVSSAQVSPA; from the exons ATGTCTGGATTATCCCCCTCTCTGACCCCAATCTGGCCACTCACTCCTGTAAATTGCGCTGTAATCTGCTTAATCTGGACTCATGGGGTTCACATAAGAGCGCAGCGCCGGCTCTGCGGGCTTCATCTGCGGAGGTGTGCCGATCTACACTGCTCCATCATGAACGGGACGGAGGGACCAAACTTCTACGTGCCGATGTCCAACCGTACAGGTCTGGTGCGCAGCCCGTTCGAGGAGCCGCAGTATTACCTGGCCGAGCCGTGGCAGTTCTCCCTGCTGGCGGCCTACATGCTGTTCCTGATCCTGGGCTCTTTCCCAATCAACGCGCTCACGCTCTACGTCACGGTGCAGCACAAGAAGCTGCGCACGCCGCTCAACTACATCCTGCTGAACCTGGCGGTGGCCGACCTGTTCATGGTGCTCGGAGGCTTCACCGTCACGCTCTACACCGCCCTGCACGGCTACTTCCTGCTGGGGGTCACCGGCTGCAACATCGAGGGCTTCTTCGCCACACTCGGCG gtgagaTCGCGCTCTGGTCTCTGGTGGTTTTGGCCATCGAGCGCTATATAGTGGTCTGTAAACCCATGAGCACGTTCCGCTTCGGGGAGAAACACGCCATCATCGGAGTGGGCTTCACCTGGGTCATGGCCCTCACCTGCGCCGTGCCCCCGCTGCTCGGCTGGTCCAG gtataTCCCCGAAGGAATGCAGTGTTCGTGTGGAATTGATTACTACACTCCTAAACCTGAAGTGCACAACACCTCATTCGTCATCTACATGTTCATCCTGCACTTCTCCATCCCTCTGCTCATCATCTTCTTCTGCTACAGCCGCCTGCTCTGCACTGTCCGCGCT GCCGCCGCTCAACAGCAGGAGTCAGAGACCACGCAGAGGGCGGAGCGGGAAGTGACGCGGATGGTGGTTGTCATGGTGATTGCATTCTTAGTGTGCTGGGTGCCGTATGCTAGTGTGGCCTGGTACATCTTTGCTAATCAGGGCACAGAATTCGGTCCGGTGTTCATGACTGTTCCTGCCTTCTTTGCTAAGAGTGCAGCGCTCTATAACCCCGTCATCTACATCATGCTCAACAGACAG TTCCGGAACTGCATGCTGTCAACGGTGTGCTGCGGGAAGAACCCGCTGGCCGAGGATGAGAGCAGCTCCGCCGTGTCCAGCAAGACCCAGTCCTCCGTGGTGTCCTCTGCTCAGGTGTCTCCAGCCTGA